A genomic segment from Agrobacterium vitis encodes:
- the moaA gene encoding GTP 3',8-cyclase MoaA, whose product MIDPFGRAVTYLRVSVTDRCDFRCTYCMAENMTFLPKKDLLTLEELDRLCSAFIAKGVRKLRLTGGEPLVRKNIMFLVRSLSRHLQSGALEELTLTTNGSQLARHAAELADAGVRRINVSLDTLDAQKFRTITRWGDLSQVMKGIDAAQAAGIHIKINAVALKGFNEDELPDLMRFAHGRGMDLTLIETMPMGEIDEDRTDRYLPLSEVRQGLAEHFTLQDLDYQTGGPARYLRVEETGGRLGLITPLTHNFCESCNRVRLTCTGTLYMCLGQNDAADLRAALRASEDDALLAAAIDEAILRKPKGHDFIIDRTTRRPAVSRHMSVTGG is encoded by the coding sequence ATGATCGATCCCTTCGGTCGGGCCGTGACCTATCTGCGGGTATCGGTGACAGATCGGTGCGATTTCCGCTGCACCTATTGCATGGCGGAAAACATGACCTTTTTGCCGAAAAAGGACCTGCTGACACTGGAGGAACTGGACCGGCTCTGTAGTGCCTTCATCGCCAAGGGCGTGCGCAAGCTACGCCTGACCGGTGGTGAGCCGCTGGTGCGCAAGAACATCATGTTCCTGGTCCGCAGCCTGTCACGTCACTTGCAAAGCGGCGCGCTTGAGGAACTGACGCTGACCACCAATGGGTCGCAGCTCGCCCGCCACGCAGCCGAACTGGCCGACGCGGGAGTGCGCCGCATCAATGTCTCGCTGGATACGCTGGACGCGCAGAAATTCCGCACCATCACCCGCTGGGGCGATCTCTCCCAGGTCATGAAAGGTATCGATGCGGCCCAGGCGGCTGGCATTCACATCAAGATCAATGCGGTTGCGCTCAAAGGTTTCAACGAGGATGAACTTCCCGATCTGATGCGCTTTGCCCATGGCCGGGGCATGGATCTGACGCTGATTGAAACCATGCCGATGGGCGAGATCGACGAAGACCGCACCGACCGCTATTTGCCGCTTTCCGAGGTTCGGCAAGGATTGGCAGAACATTTCACCCTTCAAGATCTCGATTATCAGACCGGCGGCCCTGCCCGTTATCTCCGCGTCGAGGAAACTGGCGGAAGGCTGGGGCTGATCACCCCCCTCACCCATAATTTCTGCGAGAGCTGCAACCGCGTTCGCCTTACCTGCACCGGCACGCTCTATATGTGTCTCGGGCAGAACGATGCGGCCGATCTTCGGGCCGCCTTGCGGGCCAGCGAGGATGACGCGCTGCTGGCTGCGGCAATCGACGAGGCGATCCTGCGCAAGCCCAAGGGCCATGATTTCATCATCGACCGCACCACCCGTCGCCCCGCCGTATCGCGCCATATGAGCGTCACCGGCGGTTAA
- a CDS encoding gamma-butyrobetaine hydroxylase-like domain-containing protein, whose product MSEVWPKEIRVSPDRRLLTLVFDNGESISLAAEMLRVLSPSAEVQGHGPGQKITVPGKRNVTIAKLIPTGNYAVRIGFDDGHDTGIFTWAYLRELGQTGETKFADYLRDLEAKGLSRDKL is encoded by the coding sequence GTGAGCGAAGTTTGGCCGAAGGAAATCAGGGTGTCACCGGATCGGCGGCTTTTGACGCTGGTTTTCGATAATGGGGAAAGCATCAGTTTGGCGGCGGAGATGCTCCGGGTGCTTTCGCCGTCCGCAGAGGTGCAGGGCCATGGGCCGGGGCAGAAGATCACCGTGCCCGGCAAGCGCAATGTGACGATTGCCAAGCTTATTCCAACCGGCAATTATGCGGTGCGGATCGGTTTTGACGACGGCCATGATACCGGCATCTTTACCTGGGCCTATCTGCGCGAGCTTGGCCAGACTGGTGAGACGAAGTTTGCGGATTATCTGCGCGATCTGGAGGCAAAGGGGCTGTCGCGCGATAAGCTTTAG
- a CDS encoding GGDEF domain-containing protein — translation MNTATMARPQGLDIAMQISFAMRSMGISPLPRNYELFYEAYIGSNPVLTRRVTALGSRATQEDLDKIAEEFFGHNSNRIIENAHSRLVSELDNLLRLMKQEQSSLETYNKLLDETCSRINAKSTGSVELLRNAIALLTRATDDTLAHGEKTAESFTQKSVEMDAVRRELDEYKRIANTDSLTRLANRRAFDERMAGLFNYPSTLTTTSLMLIDIDHFKKINDTFGHPVGDKILATVAGVIRANAPRDAFVARAGGEEFAIIVEGMPDTEVFGLCERIRTNLENTLFRNSRTGVNYGPVTVSIGFALAANCQDPGELYSRSDIALYCAKNAGRNCSRPFEPGMRKDFAKGWLIYKG, via the coding sequence ATGAACACCGCAACAATGGCGCGACCGCAAGGGCTCGACATCGCAATGCAGATCTCCTTTGCGATGCGCTCGATGGGCATTTCGCCGTTGCCGCGAAATTACGAGCTGTTCTACGAGGCCTATATCGGCTCCAACCCGGTCCTGACCCGCAGGGTGACCGCGCTGGGAAGCCGTGCCACCCAGGAAGACCTGGACAAGATCGCCGAGGAATTTTTCGGCCATAATTCCAACCGCATTATTGAAAATGCCCATTCAAGGCTGGTTTCGGAACTGGACAATCTGCTGCGCCTGATGAAGCAGGAGCAAAGTTCGCTGGAGACCTATAACAAGCTGCTGGATGAGACCTGCTCGCGCATCAATGCCAAGAGCACCGGCAGCGTCGAGCTGCTGCGCAATGCCATCGCCCTTTTGACGCGGGCAACAGACGATACGCTGGCCCATGGCGAAAAGACCGCTGAAAGCTTTACACAAAAATCCGTTGAAATGGATGCCGTACGGCGTGAGCTGGACGAATACAAGCGGATCGCCAATACCGATTCTCTGACCCGGCTTGCCAATCGCCGCGCCTTCGATGAACGGATGGCCGGACTGTTCAACTATCCCTCAACACTGACGACAACGTCGCTCATGCTGATCGATATCGACCATTTCAAGAAGATCAACGACACCTTCGGCCATCCGGTCGGAGACAAGATTCTGGCAACTGTTGCCGGTGTCATCCGCGCCAATGCACCGCGTGATGCCTTCGTGGCACGGGCGGGTGGCGAGGAATTCGCCATCATCGTTGAGGGCATGCCGGATACCGAAGTGTTCGGGCTGTGCGAACGCATCCGCACCAATCTGGAAAATACTCTGTTTCGCAACTCCCGCACCGGTGTCAATTACGGTCCGGTCACGGTCTCAATCGGCTTTGCCCTGGCCGCCAATTGCCAGGACCCCGGCGAACTTTATAGCCGCAGCGATATCGCCCTTTACTGCGCAAAGAATGCCGGTCGCAATTGCAGCAGGCCGTTTGAGCCCGGCATGCGCAAGGATTTCGCCAAGGGCTGGCTGATCTACAAGGGATAA
- a CDS encoding fumarate hydratase, whose protein sequence is MADDLFPLGEDTTPYRKLTADYVSVETFKGQEILTVDPEGLRLLAETALSDINHLLRPGHLKQLASILQDPEATDNDRFVAYDLLKNANIAAGGVLPMCQDTGTAIVMGKKGRRVWTDGGDYEALAHGVRDAYEKRNLRYSQLAPLKMFEEKNTKTNLPAQIDLYEEGEDAYKFLFMAKGGGSANKTFLYQGTPSLLTHDRMIDFLKDKILSLGTAACPPYHLAIVIGGLSAEMNLKTVKLASARYLDGLPTDGSESGHAFRDIEMEQEIHKLTQSLGVGAQFGGKYFCHDVRVIRLPRHGASLPIGLGVSCSADRQAMGKITRDGIFIEQLETDPSKYMPDIDEAALSSSTVSIDLNQPMSAILAELSKHPVKTRLSLTGTIIVARDLAHSKIRERLENGEGMPDYMKNHPVYYAGPAKTPEGFASGSFGPTTAGRMDSYVDQFQSFGGSMVMLAKGNRSRAVREACKTHGGFYLGSIGGPAARLAQDCIRHVDVLEYPELGMEAVWKIEVENFPAFIVTDDKGNDFFQEFNL, encoded by the coding sequence ATGGCTGACGATCTCTTTCCCCTTGGCGAAGACACGACTCCCTACCGCAAACTGACCGCCGATTACGTCTCGGTCGAAACCTTCAAGGGCCAGGAAATCCTGACCGTTGATCCGGAAGGCCTGCGGCTTCTGGCGGAAACGGCGCTTTCCGATATCAACCACCTGCTGCGCCCCGGCCATCTTAAGCAATTGGCCTCCATTCTCCAGGACCCGGAAGCCACCGACAATGACCGTTTCGTGGCCTATGACCTGTTGAAAAACGCCAATATCGCCGCCGGTGGTGTGTTGCCGATGTGTCAGGATACCGGCACCGCCATCGTCATGGGCAAGAAGGGCCGCCGCGTCTGGACGGATGGTGGCGATTATGAAGCCTTGGCCCATGGCGTGCGCGATGCCTATGAAAAGCGTAACCTGCGCTATTCGCAGCTGGCGCCCTTGAAAATGTTCGAGGAAAAGAACACCAAGACCAACCTGCCCGCCCAGATCGATCTCTATGAAGAGGGCGAGGATGCCTATAAATTCCTGTTCATGGCCAAGGGCGGTGGTTCAGCCAACAAGACCTTCCTTTATCAGGGCACGCCTTCGCTACTGACCCATGACCGGATGATCGATTTCTTGAAGGACAAAATCCTGTCGCTTGGCACGGCAGCCTGTCCCCCCTATCATCTGGCGATCGTCATCGGCGGGCTTTCGGCGGAAATGAACCTGAAAACGGTCAAGCTCGCTTCGGCCCGTTACCTCGATGGCCTGCCCACAGACGGCTCCGAAAGCGGCCACGCCTTCCGCGACATCGAGATGGAGCAGGAAATCCACAAGCTGACGCAGTCGCTTGGCGTCGGCGCCCAGTTCGGCGGCAAATATTTCTGTCATGACGTGCGGGTCATCCGCCTGCCGCGCCATGGCGCTTCGCTGCCGATTGGCCTTGGCGTCTCCTGTTCCGCCGACCGCCAGGCGATGGGCAAGATTACCCGCGACGGGATCTTCATCGAACAGCTGGAAACCGATCCGTCGAAATATATGCCTGACATCGATGAGGCCGCCCTCTCCTCCTCCACGGTCAGCATCGACCTCAACCAGCCAATGAGCGCCATCCTGGCCGAGTTGAGCAAGCATCCCGTCAAGACCCGGCTGTCGCTGACCGGCACGATCATCGTCGCCCGCGATCTGGCTCATTCCAAGATCCGCGAACGGCTGGAGAACGGCGAGGGAATGCCGGATTACATGAAAAACCACCCGGTCTATTATGCCGGCCCGGCCAAGACGCCGGAAGGCTTTGCCTCCGGTTCCTTCGGGCCGACCACGGCTGGCCGCATGGATAGCTATGTGGACCAGTTCCAGTCGTTTGGCGGCTCGATGGTCATGCTGGCCAAGGGCAATCGCTCCCGCGCCGTGCGTGAAGCCTGCAAGACCCATGGCGGCTTCTATCTCGGCTCCATCGGTGGCCCGGCAGCCCGGCTTGCCCAGGACTGCATCCGCCATGTGGACGTGCTGGAATATCCGGAACTGGGCATGGAAGCCGTCTGGAAGATCGAGGTTGAAAACTTCCCGGCCTTCATCGTCACTGACGACAAGGGCAATGATTTCTTCCAGGAATTCAACCTCTGA
- the fumC gene encoding class II fumarate hydratase, with amino-acid sequence MTATRTETDTFGPIEVASDRYWGAQAQRSLGNFKIGWEKQPLPVVRALGIVKQAAARANMALGGLDSTLGEAIIKAAQEVIDGKLNDHFPLVVWQTGSGTQSNMNANEVISNRAIEMLGGVMGSKKPVHPNDHVNMSQSSNDTYPTAMHIASAEYVVHHLIPGLKHLHAALDAKAKAFDHIIKIGRTHTQDATPLTLGQEFSGYAAQVASSIKRIELTLPGLYELAQGGTAVGTGLNAPIGFAEKVAEEIAAITGLPFVTAPNKFEALAAHDAMVFAHGAINAAAAACFKIANDIRFLGSGPRAGLGELALPENEPGSSIMPGKVNPTQSEAMTQVCAHIFGNNAALTFAGSQGHFELNVYNPMMAYNFLQSVQLLGDAAVSFTDNCVVGIEAREDNIRKGVENSLMLVTALNSKLGYDACAKIAKTAHKNGTTLREEAVGGGYLTNEEFDQYVRPELMIGPK; translated from the coding sequence ATGACTGCAACCCGTACCGAAACTGATACATTTGGCCCTATCGAGGTTGCCAGCGATCGATATTGGGGCGCGCAGGCGCAGCGTTCCCTGGGCAATTTCAAGATCGGCTGGGAAAAGCAGCCCCTGCCGGTAGTGCGGGCGCTGGGTATCGTCAAGCAGGCGGCGGCCCGCGCCAATATGGCGCTCGGCGGGCTGGACTCGACGCTCGGTGAAGCAATCATCAAGGCGGCACAGGAGGTGATCGACGGCAAGCTCAACGATCATTTCCCGCTGGTAGTCTGGCAGACCGGCTCCGGCACGCAATCGAACATGAATGCCAATGAGGTGATTTCCAACAGGGCGATTGAAATGCTGGGCGGAGTGATGGGTTCGAAAAAGCCCGTTCACCCCAACGACCATGTCAATATGAGCCAGTCGTCCAACGACACCTATCCGACCGCCATGCACATCGCCTCGGCCGAATATGTCGTGCATCATCTGATTCCCGGCTTGAAGCATCTGCATGCGGCACTGGATGCCAAGGCCAAGGCTTTTGACCATATCATCAAGATCGGCCGCACCCATACCCAGGACGCGACGCCACTGACACTTGGCCAAGAATTTTCCGGCTATGCCGCACAGGTCGCCTCCTCCATCAAGCGGATCGAGCTGACGCTTCCCGGCCTTTATGAGCTGGCGCAAGGCGGCACCGCCGTCGGCACCGGGCTGAACGCCCCCATCGGCTTTGCCGAAAAGGTCGCCGAAGAAATTGCCGCAATCACCGGCTTGCCCTTCGTCACGGCACCCAACAAATTCGAGGCGCTGGCAGCCCATGACGCCATGGTATTTGCGCATGGAGCGATCAATGCGGCGGCGGCGGCCTGCTTCAAGATCGCCAATGACATCCGCTTCCTCGGCTCCGGCCCGCGCGCCGGTCTGGGCGAACTGGCCCTGCCGGAAAACGAACCCGGCTCTTCTATCATGCCCGGCAAGGTCAATCCGACCCAGTCGGAAGCCATGACCCAGGTCTGCGCCCATATCTTCGGCAACAATGCCGCCCTGACCTTTGCAGGCAGCCAGGGCCATTTCGAGCTGAATGTCTATAATCCGATGATGGCCTATAACTTCCTGCAATCGGTGCAGCTGCTCGGCGACGCCGCCGTCTCCTTCACCGACAATTGCGTCGTCGGCATCGAAGCGCGCGAAGACAATATCAGGAAGGGCGTCGAAAACTCGCTGATGCTGGTGACGGCGCTGAACAGCAAGCTTGGCTACGACGCCTGCGCCAAGATCGCCAAAACCGCTCACAAGAACGGCACGACATTGCGTGAGGAAGCCGTCGGCGGCGGCTATCTGACCAATGAGGAATTCGATCAGTATGTCCGGCCGGAATTGATGATCGGGCCGAAGTAA